The Coffea eugenioides isolate CCC68of chromosome 8, Ceug_1.0, whole genome shotgun sequence genome has a segment encoding these proteins:
- the LOC113781629 gene encoding disease resistance response protein 206-like encodes MAAKALIPALFFCFLFSISTISHSYRFYPPVKPCKELVFFFHDILYKGYNRDNATAAIVGAPDWGNKTAVASPFNFGDLVVFDDPITLDNNLHSPPVGRAQGMYLYDQQTTYSAWLSFSLVFNSTEHKGSLNFAGADPLLNKTRDISVIGGTGDFFMARGIGTLSTDAFEGDVYFRLRVDIKLYECWK; translated from the coding sequence ATGGCTGCAAAAGCCCTCATCCCTGCTCTCTtcttttgcttccttttctCTATCTCCACCATCAGCCATAGCTACAGATTTTATCCTCCTGTGAAACCCTGCAAAGAACTCGTGTTTTTCTTCCACGATATCCTGTACAAAGGCTACAACAGAGACAATGCAACTGCAGCCATAGTTGGGGCACCAGACTGGGGTAACAAAACAGCAGTGGCTTCCCCATTCAACTTCGGAGACTTGGTCGTTTTCGACGATCCCATCACTTTGGACAACAATCTGCATTCACCTCCGGTGGGAAGAGCACAGGGCATGTACCTTTATGATCAGCAAACTACCTATTCTGCTTGGCTTTCTTTCTCCCTCGTCTTCAATTCCACAGAACACAAGGGTTCCCTCAATTTTGCTGGTGCTGATCCATTGCTCAACAAGACTAGGGATATTTCGGTCATAGGTGGAACTGGTGACTTCTTCATGGCTAGAGGGATTGGCACTTTGTCGACTGATGCATTTGAAGGAGATGTCTATTTCCGGCTGAGAGTTGATATTAAGTTGTATGAATGCTGGAAGTGA
- the LOC113780912 gene encoding dirigent protein 6-like, whose product MKKSFCNVFFLVAFCFVLSHARKIKPEKPCKHLTVFYHDIIFNGTNTANATSAATANPTQLGNTNFGMLVVFDDPITKDRLLLSPPIARAQGFYFYDMKDTYNAWFAYTLIFNSTEHKGTINIMGADMMMEETRDLSVVGGTGDFFMARGVATFRTDTQQGTAYFRLQMDIKLYECY is encoded by the coding sequence ATGAAGAAATCCTTTTGCAACGTCTTCTTTCTCGTTGCATTTTGTTTCGTTCTTAGCCACGCTAGGAAGATAAAACCTGAAAAACCATGCAAACATTTGACAGTGTTTTACCACGACATCATCTTTAACGGAACAAACACCGCAAATGCTACCTCTGCAGCCACGGCAAATCCGACTCAACTAGGAAACACCAATTTTGGGATGCTCGTGGTTTTCGACGATCCAATTACAAAAGACCGGCTTCTTCTTTCTCCCCCGATAGCGCGAGCTCAAGGGTTCTACTTTTACGACATGAAAGATACTTATAATGCATGGTTTGCTTATACCTTGATATTTAACTCAACTGAGCATAAGGGTACTATTAACATCATGGGGGCTGACATGATGATGGAGGAGACTAGGGATCTCTCGGTGGTTGGAGGAACAGGCGACTTCTTCATGGCTAGAGGCGTTGCAACATTTCGTACTGATACTCAGCAAGGTACTGCTTATTTTCGCCTCCAAATGGACATCAAGTTGTACGAATGCTACTAG
- the LOC113781485 gene encoding cation/H(+) antiporter 18-like: protein MAPNVTCPGPMKATSNGAFQHDNPLDFALPLAILQICLVLVVTRCLAFVLKPLRQPRVIAEIVGGILLGPSALGRNKSYLKAVFPPRSLTVLDTLANIGLLFFLFLAGLELNFKTLQRTGKTALSIAIAGISVPFALGIGSAFALRATIAEDANAAAFFVFMGVALSITAFPVLARILAELKLLTTDIGKMAMSAAAVNDVAAWILLALAVALSGHNVSHIVPLWVFLCGCGFVICASLFVSPIFKWMSRRCQEGEPVSETYICATLAAVLAAAFVTDTIGIHAMFGAFVLGVLVPKEGPFAGALVEKVEDLVSGLFLPLYFVSSGLKTNVATIRGVQSWGLLVLVICTACLGKIVGTFTVAKLWKMPTAEAVALGFLMNSKGLVELIVLNIGKDRKVLNDQTFAIMVLMALFTTFITTPVVMAVYKPAKRTKKIDYKHRTIERKNANTQLRLLACFHSARNIPSMINLFEASRGTDKHESLCVYAMHLMELSERSSAIQMVQKARRNGLPFWNKGHSSGGNHIVVAFEAFQQLSKVSVRSMTSISSLSDMHEDICGTAERKKAAIIILPFHKHQRLDGSLETTRAEFRGVNSRALEHASCSVGILVDRGLGGNAHVSASNVSYQIVVLFLGGHDDHEALAYGTRMAEHPGIKLTVVRFLVEPKTVGERVQIEEESNPGGNAVSADEDVLADIKDRVSEDDSVNYEERAVGSSNEVIAAIRAYSRCNLFLVGRMPDGEIALALNERIEYPELGPVGSLLTSPDLSTTASVLVVQQYNEKAPADE from the exons ATGGCTCCAAATGTTACTTGTCCAGGTCCGATGAAGGCAACGTCCAACGGTGCTTTCCAGCACGATAATCCATTGGATTTTGCTCTTCCCCTTGCTATTTTACAGATATGTCTAGTTCTTGTTGTCACTAGATGCCTTGCTTTTGTTCTCAAACCATTACGACAGCCTCGTGTGATTGCAGAAATTGTG GGAGGAATTTTGCTAGGGCCATCAGCTCTTGGAAGAAACAAAAGCTATTTGAAGGCAGTATTCCCACCCAGGAGCCTTACCGTATTGGACACCCTGGCAAACATTGGTCTGctgttctttcttttccttgcggGGTTGGAGTTGAACTTCAAAACTCTGCAACGTACAGGGAAAACTGCCCTTAGCATTGCCATTGCTGGAATATCTGTTCCTTTTGCGTTAGGCATTGGTTCAGCATTTGCCCTCCGAGCAACCATTGCAGAAGATGCAAATGCAGCTGCATTTTTTGTGTTTATGGGTGTGGCACTTTCTATAACTGCCTTCCCAGTTTTAGCCCGCATTTTGGCTGAGCTGAAGCTTTTAACAACTGATATTGGGAAAATGGCCATGTCTGCCGCCGCAGTCAATGATGTGGCTGCATGGATATTGCTTGCTCTTGCTGTTGCTTTATCTGGTCACAACGTTTCTCATATTGTTCCATTATGGGTTTTCCTTTGTGGTTGTGGTTTCGTAATCTGTGCAAGTCTTTTTGTCTCACCAATTTTTAAATGGATGTCTAGGCGTTGCCAGGAAGGTGAGCCTGTCAGTGAGACGTATATATGTGCTACATTAGCTGCTGTGTTGGCCGCTGCATTTGTTACTGATACAATTGGCATTCATGCAATGTTTGGAGCTTTTGTACTTGGAGTTCTTGTTCCAAAGGAAGGGCCATTTGCTGGTGCTCTAGTAGAGAAAGTTGAGGATCTGGTATCTGGTCTTTTTCTCCCTCTGTACTTTGTCTCAAGTGGATTGAAGACCAATGTTGCAACAATCAGAGGTGTTCAATCTTGGGGTCTCTTGGTTCTTGTCATATGTACAGCCTGTTTGGGAAAGATAGTTGGCACTTTCACAGTAGCTAAACTTTGGAAAATGCCCACGGCTGAAGCTGTTGCTCTTGGTTTTCTTATGAACAGCAAAGGCCTCGTGGAACTCATTGTCCTTAACATTGGTAAAGACAGAAAG GTTCTTAATGATCAAACATTTGCCATCATGGTTTTAATGGCTCTCTTCACAACATTTATAACCACTCCTGTAGTGATGGCTGTGTACAAGCCTGCaaagagaacaaaaaaaattgattacAAGCACAGGACAATTGAAAGAAAGAATGCCAACACTCAGCTTCGACTCCTTGCTTGCTTCCACAGTGCTAGAAACATCCCATCAATGATAAATCTCTTTGAGGCGTCACGTGGTACTGACAAGCATGAAAGCCTGTGTGTGTATGCAATGCATCTGATGGAGCTATCAGAAAGGTCTTCTGCTATACAAATGGTCCAAAAAGCTAGAAGGAATGGGCTTCCCTTTTGGAACAAAGGCCATTCATCGGGGGGAAACCATATTGTTGTGGCTTTTGAGGCATTTCAACAACTAAGCAAGGTTTCAGTGAGGTCGATGACATCAATCTCTTCGTTGTCTGATATGCATGAAGACATCTGCGGAACTGCTGAGAGAAAGAAGGCAGCAATCATAATCCTACCATTTCACAAGCACCAAAGGCTAGATGGCTCCTTGGAGACCACGCGAGCTGAATTTCGTGGGGTTAACAGTAGGGCTCTTGAGCATGCCTCATGCTCTGTAGGGATATTGGTTGATCGTGGGCTAGGTGGGAATGCACATGTATCAGCAAGTAATGTGTCATATCAAATTGTGGTTCTTTTCTTGGGAGGGCATGATGATCATGAAGCACTTGCTTATGGAACTCGGATGGCTGAGCACCCTGGAATCAAGTTGACAGTTGTCCGTTTCTTAGTGGAACCAAAAACTGTCGGGGAGAGAGTTCAaatagaagaagagagcaaccCTGGTGGCAATGCTGTCTCAGCAGATGAAGATGTTCTTGCTGATATTAAGGATAGAGTATCAGAAGACGACTCTGTCAATTACGAAGAGAGAGCTGTTGGGAGCTCAAATGAAGTGATAGCAGCAATTCGTGCCTACAGCCGCTGCAACTTGTTTTTGGTTGGTCGAATGCCTGATGGTGAAATTGCATTGGCGCTGAACGAAAGGATTGAGTACCCAGAACTTGGGCCAGTAGGGAGCTTGTTAACCTCTCCAGATTTGTCAACAACGGCTTCAGTTTTGGTGGTCCAGCAGTATAACGAGAAGGCTCCCGCCGATGAATAA
- the LOC113779258 gene encoding cation/H(+) antiporter 18-like encodes MASNATVKCPAPMKATSNGVFQGETPLDYALPLVILQICLVIVLTRILAYLLRPLRQPRVVAEIIGGVLLGPSALGRNQKFLHTVFPPRSLTVLDTIANLGLLFFLFLVGLELDPKSLRRTGKKALAIALAGITLPFALGIGTSFALRATISKGVNEGPFLVFMGVALSITAFPVLARILAELKLLTTDVGRMAMSAAAVNDVAAWILLALAVALSGVGRSPLVSLWVLLCGSGFVLCCIFVAPPIFRWMARRCPEGEPVDEMYVCATLAVVLAAGFVTDTIGIHALFGAFVIGVLVPKEGAFAGALVEKVEDLVSGIFLPLYFVSSGLKTNVATIHGAQAWGLLALVIFTACFGKIVGTIFVSLLSKMPLQQAVALGFLMNTKGLVELIVLNIGKDRGVLNDETFAVMVLMALFTTFITTPIVMAVYKPAKMARSEYKHRTIQRKEASTQLRLLTCFHSSRNIPSLINLIEASRGTEKKGGLRVYAMHLMELSERSSAILMVHKARKNGLPFWSKVQDSDSNQVVVAFEAFRHLSKVSIRPTTAISPIATMHEDILAGAEKKGVSMIILPFHKHQRIDGHLEATRADFRHVNRRVLRAAPCSVGILVDRGLGGTSHVSASNVDYTITALFFGGHDDREAVAYGARMAEHPGINLVVVRFTVDPKVAGKSVNLDVNKSSGPEARSDDEEFLSEFKENVKEVRSVTFEEKMVTAAAETVEAVRAYSRCNLFLVGRMPEGQLVAALNNTTDSPELGPVGNFLVAPEFSTRASVLVVQQYCRELSEDSLASLEAEGSGEESN; translated from the exons ATGGCTTCAAATGCTACGGTAAAATGCCCGGCGCCAATGAAGGCTACCTCAAATGGAGTCTTCCAAGGGGAGACACCCCTTGATTATGCACTTCCTCTGGTAATCTTACAGATATGCCTAGTCATTGTCCTGACAAGGATTCTTGCATACCTTCTGAGGCCTTTAAGACAGCCGCGGGTTGTAGCTGAGATTATT GGAGGAGTCCTACTGGGTCCGTCCGCCTTAGGCCGCAACCAAAAATTTCTCCATACGGTGTTTCCGCCCCGGAGTCTGACAGTGTTGGATACAATTGCCAACCTAggactccttttctttttgtttcttgtcgGCCTCGAACTTGATCCGAAGTCCCTTCGTCGGACTGGAAAGAAGGCCTTGGCCATTGCCCTCGCAGGAATTACTCTTCCCTTTGCATTAGGAATTGGGACATCATTTGCTCTTCGTGCGACTATTTCAAAAGGTGTGAATgaaggcccatttttggtgtTTATGGGAGTTGCCCTTTCTATCACTGCCTTCCCTGTCCTGGCCCGTATCCTGGCTGAACTGAAGCTTTTAACGACCGATGTTGGTCGCATGGCCATGTCTGCTGCAGCAGTCAATGATGTGGCTGCATGGATTCTACTTGCTCTTGCTGTTGCCCTGTCAGGTGTAGGTCGTTCTCCCCTTGTTTCATTGTGGGTTTTGTTGTGTGGTAGTGGTTTTGTGCTCTGTTGTATTTTTGTAGCGCCTCCCATATTTCGATGGATGGCAAGAAGGTGCCCTGAGGGGGAGCCAGTAGATGAGATGTATGTATGTGCTACACTAGCAGTTGTTCTTGCTGCTGGATTTGTCACTGATACTATTGGAATTCATGCCCTGTTTGGGGCATTTGTGATTGGAGTTCTTGTCCCAAAGGAGGGCGCTTTTGCAGGTGCTCTAGTTGAAAAAGTTGAGGATCTAGTTTCTGGTATTTTCCTTCCCTTATACTTTGTCTCGAGTGGACTGAAGACCAATGTTGCCACCATTCATGGGGCTCAGGCATGGGGTCTTCTTGCTTTAGTAATTTTCACAGCCTGTTTCGGGAAGATTGTTGGGACCATCTTTGTCTCTCTGTTGTCCAAGATGCCTCTTCAGCAGGCTGTAGCTTTGGGTTTTCTGATGAATACCAAAGGTTTAGTTGAGCTCATTGTCCTCAACATTGGGAAAGACAGGGGG GTTCTTAATGATGAAACATTCGCTGTCATGGTTTTGATGGCTCTCTTCACAACATTTATAACAACGCCTATCGTCATGGCAGTGTATAAGCCGGCTAAAATGGCTAGATCTGAGTATAAACATCGCACTATCCAAAGGAAAGAAGCAAGTACTCAGCTTCGTCTGTTGACCTGCTTCCACAGCTCTAGGAACATTCCATCTCTCATCAATCTCATTGAGGCTTCACGTGGCACTGAGAAGAAAGGAGGACTTCGTGTCTATGCAATGCACCTCATGGAGCTTTCTGAAAGGTCGTCTGCTATTCTCATGGTCCACAAGGCAAGAAAGAATGGGCTGCCCTTCTGGAGCAAGGTGCAGGATTCTGATTCAAATCAAGTTGTTGTTGCTTTCGAGGCTTTTCGGCATCTTAGCAAGGTGTCCATCCGACCTACAACTGCAATCTCACCAATAGCCACAATGCATGAGGACATTCTTGCTGGTGCTGAGAAAAAGGGGGTGAGTATGATCATTCTCCCATTTCATAAGCATCAGAGGATTGATGGGCATCTGGAAGCCACCAGAGCAGACTTTAGGCATGTTAACCGGAGGGTTCTTCGGGCGGCACCATGCTCGGTTGGTATACTTGTCGACCGTGGACTTGGCGGAACATCTCATGTGTCTGCAAGCAACGTTGACTATACCATAACAGCCTTGTTCTTTGGTGGTCATGATGATCGCGAAGCAGTTGCTTATGGTGCGCGGATGGCTGAGCACCCTGGTATCAACTTAGTTGTGGTTCGTTTCACCGTGGATCCCAAGGTTGCTGGAAAATCCGTCAATTTAGATGTGAATAAGAGCTCTGGTCCTGAAGCAAGGTCTGACGATGAAGAGTTCCTTTCTGAATTTAAAGAAAATGTCAAAGAGGTCAGGTCAGTAACATTTGAAGAAAAGATGGTAACAGCTGCTGCAGAGACAGTTGAAGCGGTTCGTGCTTATAGTCGGTGCAACCTGTTTCTGGTTGGAAGAATGCCCGAGGGTCAACTTGTTGCGGCTCTGAACAATACTACTGACAGCCCTGAACTCGGGCCGGTAGGAAACTTCTTGGTTGCCCCCGAGTTTTCTACAAGAGCATCAGTTTTGGTGGTGCAGCAGTACTGCAGAGAGTTATCTGAGGACTCATTGGCCTCCCTGGAGGCAGAGGGATCAGGCGAAGAGTCCAACTGA
- the LOC113781579 gene encoding uncharacterized protein At5g41620-like — MKRREKSGKGPAEKQENLGEKLKRVGKRGGHSTPVVPFWRLELQLQLQQQNLPLPLLAANSTSAAAHHHSRGGGGGGEEVERVQVTNAGVSPFQFPSVSARKLAATLWELHHYKLPLSRMHQGVGIAPPRIRRLHYHQHHQHHPYDDKGDLQHPDPSPSSPDLPGSASSLRRHVALLMQHHRPAERSNHALQPVSPASYGSSLEVAPYNPAISPSSSIGFRGRIGETSYSLKTSTELLKVLNRIWSLEEQHASNVSLVRELKKELDHARARIKELVRDQQADRQEIDELMKQIAEDKLARKSKEQDRINLAIQSVREELEDERKLRKRSESLHRKLARELHEVKMSFATALKELEKERKSRVLLEDLCDEFAWGIRDSEQELRALRQRYDKDWTEKAGHDHLVLHMSESWLDERMQMKLEHQNNLGGRTVVVDKLNSEIEAFLRAKRISKSNKNNHLPARDVKFRKSTLESTPLNVGVSAPQDEDDADDSAGSGSHCFELHKPSALEIKSQENDVEEDHIDDRLKQNQTKKLPSNDKTKSRSPASLQVKFEEQMARAVLHSESKDHFEDLDQRNSQALNPVEISISKRSEIGEATEEGSSVRRNKPDGTPEPNSNYMIDNLIRSHYLLSESGSTHPEKDYGLASGGSSVWRSRASPVRQWTERLPSNELEISESSSKLPPDLKENTLKAKLIEARTRSQRSRSRLKGSKVSF, encoded by the exons atgaaaaggagagaaaaaagtGGGAAAGGGCCAGCAGAAAAGCAAGAAAATTTGGGGGAAAAGTTGAAGAGAGTAGGGAAAAGAGGGGGACATAGCACTCCGGTTGTACCCTTTTGGAGACTAGAGCTACAATTACAACTACAACAACAAAACCTCCCCCTCCCTCTTTTAGCTGCCAATAGTACTAGTGCTGCTGCTCATCATCATAGTAGGGGTGGTGGGGGCGGTGGCGAAGAAGTTGAAAGGGTGCAAGTTACCAACGCTGGAGTCAGCCCTTTTCAGTTTCCTTCTGTTTCTGCAAGAAAACTCGCTGCCACCCTTTGGGAACTTCATCATTACAAGCTGCCTCTTTCTAGAATGCACCAGGGTGTCGGCATAGCTCCTCCGAGAATCCGACGCCTCCACTACCACCAGCACCATCAGCACCACCCTTATGACGACAAGGGTGATCTTCAACACCCTGATCCTTCACCTAGTTCGCCTGACCTG CCCGGAAGTGCTAGCAGTTTGAGGAGGCATGTCGCTTTACTGATGCAACATCACCGACCCGCTGAAAGAAGCAATCATGCCTTACAACCTGTTTCTCCTGCTAGTTATGGTAGTTCATTGGAG GTGGCACCTTATAACCCTGCCATTAGCCCTAGCAGTTCTATAGGCTTCAGGGGAAGGATTGGTGAGACAAGCTATAGCCTCAAGACATCTACAGAACTGCTAAAGGTATTGAATCGAATTTGGAGCCTTGAAGAGCAGCATGCTTCCAATGTATCACTGGTGCGAGAACTGAAGAAGGAATTAGACCATGCTCGTGCCCGTATCAAAGAGTTGGTAAGAGATCAGCAAGCCGATCGACAGGAGATAGATGAATTGATGAAACAGATTGCAGAGGATAAATTAGCCAGAAAAAGCAAGGAGCAGGATCGCATTAATTTGGCTATTCAATCTGTAAGGGAAGAACTTGAAGATGAAAGGAAGTTGAGAAAGCGCTCAGAGAGCCTGCACCGGAAATTAGCCCGGGAGCTTCATGAGGTGAAAATGTCATTTGCAACAGCTTTAAAAGAGctagagaaagagagaaaatcacGTGTGCTTTTAGAAGACCTTTGCGATGAGTTTGCTTGGGGAATAAGAGATTCTGAACAAGAACTGCGTGCTCTAAGACAGAGGTATGACAAGGACTGGACTGAAAAAGCTGGTCATGATCACTTAGTACTTCATATGTCCGAATCATGGCTTGATGAGCGAATGCAGATGAAGCTTGAGCACCAGAATAATTTAGGAGGTAGGACTGTGGTTGTGGACAAGTTGAACTCTGAAATAGAGGCCTTTCTTCGAGCTAAAAGAATTTCCAAGAGTAACAAGAATAACCATTTGCCAGCAAGAGATGTTAAATTTCGTAAGAGCACTTTGGAATCAACCCCTCTGAATGTTGGTGTTAGTGCTCCTCAAGATGAGGACGATGCAGATGATTCTGCAGGTAGTGGGTCACATTGCTTTGAGCTACACAAACCAAGTGCTCTTGAGATAAAATCCCAAGAGAATGATGTTGAGGAGGATCATATTGATGATAGACTGAAGCAAAATCAAACAAAGAAACTTCCATCCAATGACAAAACAAAATCACGTAGTCCAGCCAGTTTGCAGGTGAAGTTTGAAGAACAGATGGCTCGAGCTGTATTGCATAGTGAAAGCAAAGACCATTTTGAAGATTTGGATCAGAGAAATTCCCAGGCATTGAATCCAGTTGAAATTAGCATTTCAAAGAGGTCTGAAATAGGTGAAGCAACAGAAGAGGGCAGTTCAGTGAGAAGAAATAAACCAGATGGAACCCCTGAACCTAACTCTAACTACATGATTGATAATTTAATAAGGAGCCATTATTTGTTATCAGAGAGTGGGAGCACGCATCCTGAAAAAGATTATGGGCTAGCATCTGGTGGTAGTTCTGTCTGGAGAAGTCGTGCGAGTCCGGTAAGGCAATGGACCGAGAGACTTCCATCCAATGAGCTGGAGATATCTGAATCCTCTTCAAAATTGCCTCCAGATTTGAAGGAGAATACTTTAAAGGCGAAGCTCATTGAAGCAAGGACAAGGAGCCAAAGGTCCCGCTCGCGTTTAAAGGGCTCCAAAGTCTCCTTCTAG